Part of the Corynebacterium efficiens YS-314 genome is shown below.
GGAGGGCGACATGATATTCCCGGTTGAGCCCTGCCAGGGTGATGGATCGGTGGATGAGATTATAGGACGCGGAACCGCCTGCGAGCTGTGAGGACAGCTGCTGACTGGTGCCGAGGGTGGGGGCTGAGCTCTGTGCGACGGCGGAGGTGGGGAAGAGGGCGTAGGCCGCGGTGGCCACCAGGGTGGCCAGGGTGGTGAGGACGACCGGGAGGGATAGCGGTCGGAAACGTGGCGTCATGTCCTGTAGATTCTAGGGTTCACCTCGTCATTTAGGTAAGGATTGAAAGATGGATGCCCGTAGGTATGTGATCCGGGGGAGGCATCGAGAGAAGTGTCCGGGGCCACATTTTTGGGGGTGGATCACCGGTAACGTTTGCATAACGCTTCGTGGTGGGGATGGCCAGATTCCCGGCCCGCTCATAGTCTTCAACTCATCCGGGGATTGCCCCAACCGGGGTATCCCACCTTAAGTGCAGAAGGTCATGACTATGAGTGCTGACAAGGACAATATCCACGGTCCACCCGCCACAGAGGGGCGTGCCGGATCCACGGCCGCCACAGCTACTGAAGGCGCCGGGGGGACCACCCCGGACGCCCCCACCAGCGCGCTGGGGAAGTGGAGCGATAAATTCCTCACCGGCGTGGAGCGGCTCGGCAACAAACTGCCCACCCCCTTCACGCTCTTTCTGATCCTGTTCCTGCTCACCGCGATCGCCTCGTCGATCATGGCGTGGATGAACGTCTCGGTGATCGTGCCGGGTTCCGATGAGGAGCTGTTCATCAGGGGCCTGTTCACCGGCGAGGGTCTGACCTGGCTGACCGTGAACCTGGGCGCCAACTACATCGGTTTCCCGCCGTTGGTCACGGTGCTGCCGATCCTCCTCGCCGTGGGTGTGGCGGAACGCTCCGGCATGTTGTCGGCGCTGATCCGCAAACTGTTCGGCTCGGCGAGGAAACTCGTCCTGCCCTATGCGGTGGGTGTCATCGGTGTGACCGCCTCGGTCATGGCGGATGCCGCCTTCGTGGTGGTTCCCCCGCTGGCGGCCATGGTGTTCAAGGCCGCCGGCAGGCACCCGGTGGCGGGTCTGCTGGGTGGTTTCGCGGCGGTGGGTGCTGGTTATTCCACCGCCCTGGTGCCCACCAGCCTGGATGCCCTGTTCGCGGGTATCACCAACGCCGTGATGGAGTCTCTCCCCAGCCTGGAGACCACCGAGGTCAACCCGGTGTCCAACTACTACTTCAACATCGCCGCATCGATTCTGTTGGGCATGCTGTGTGGTTTCATCATCGACAAGGTGCTGGAACCGCGCATGTGGCGCCAGCAGGTCACCACCGACTACGCGGTCACCGACTCCGGTCAGGATGATCCGGCACGCGAGGACGAGATCTCCCCGACGCTGACCGCCCACGAGAACCGGGCCCTGAAGGTATCCCTGTGGACAACCCTGCTGGTGTCCATCCTGGTGGTGGTCGTGGTCCTCATCCCGAACTCCCCGTGGCGCAACGAGGGTGGTGGCTTCCTGCCGCAGTCACCGCTGTTGAGTTCCGTGGTGTTCATCGTGTTCCTGATCTTCATGGTCATGGGCATCGCCTATGGAGTGGTGCTGGGCACGATCAAGAACATGGAGGATGTCGTCCACATGATGGGCGAATCCATCAAGGACATGATCGACTTCCTGGTATTGGCGTTCATCCTGGGCCAGTTTGTGGCGCTGTTCAACTGGACCGGCATCGGCA
Proteins encoded:
- a CDS encoding AbgT family transporter, coding for MSADKDNIHGPPATEGRAGSTAATATEGAGGTTPDAPTSALGKWSDKFLTGVERLGNKLPTPFTLFLILFLLTAIASSIMAWMNVSVIVPGSDEELFIRGLFTGEGLTWLTVNLGANYIGFPPLVTVLPILLAVGVAERSGMLSALIRKLFGSARKLVLPYAVGVIGVTASVMADAAFVVVPPLAAMVFKAAGRHPVAGLLGGFAAVGAGYSTALVPTSLDALFAGITNAVMESLPSLETTEVNPVSNYYFNIAASILLGMLCGFIIDKVLEPRMWRQQVTTDYAVTDSGQDDPAREDEISPTLTAHENRALKVSLWTTLLVSILVVVVVLIPNSPWRNEGGGFLPQSPLLSSVVFIVFLIFMVMGIAYGVVLGTIKNMEDVVHMMGESIKDMIDFLVLAFILGQFVALFNWTGIGTWTAVQGAAGLEAIGLTGFSAILAFIMLASLLNLLIISGSAMWTLMAAVFVPMFALLGYEPSFVQAAFRVGDSATQVITPLNPYMIVILGLLRRYEPDAGLGTLMSRLIPFVIPFWLAWASLLAIWFYADLPLGPGSGIFL